The nucleotide sequence CTAAATCGGTTGACGGTGTAAAGCTATCCTTAGTGTTATCTGGTTGGGGGAGCGtttgttcctaggatattagagatggtataatATGTGCTTTTCCTAATGCCTTTTGCTTTTTTttcaatctagtctcataatatgaaagtttggcTTTTCATATGATACTgataagcactgatgaataccttttaactacttccttttgtaactaggccaatactGAAATTTTTCATATGTATTTAGacttgattatgccacttgtgagccacggattgtttttTCTTTTGTCGGTTACCTCTTTGGAAAGGAGGGGACagggagtgttgtagaggcttagttttggagagaaagaggttagttaataagTTCATATCCTGTTTATTACTGaaatcagattcccagttaatattgtgaataaCATtacagagattgcctaaagctgattcactgtgtagcctgaatgagtttcttgctttctggaggTATTGTATccctgtttgctatgaggaaggtaggatagttgtCGGTTGTTCTTTcataattaccccagatgtaaggggagctgttaaattagtccataagtgatcaaaGGTAGTGGCAGATATGAGTGACTCGAGTGGGCTTGGCAATTGTGGAGATTAGCATAcaagagtgcatgctgttacagaAATAGTCGACGAGTGTTATTTTGAagacctaggtcaatattgaaatcgcctcctagaatgatgtgatttttgttgagattgtcatttataagattccttacgttgtctgagaatgaagctatgttggtattaggaaatctatagatggcacagaTAGTCATGGAGGTTTTAGGGGATTTActagagaacttggcaaaggtatattcaaaaTAGTGGTCTCTTTTCaccaatgacactattgcagatgaaggtatctttgtaaaatattgctgtgccacctccttttttattaggcctgcagttatgaatggctttataaccagctaagttgaagTTGGGTATAGGCTTTACTTAgcaaagtttctgttaaaatgatgaataatAATTTATTACCTAGTGCTGTGAATAGTGCATTTGTGTTGATTTAGTGTTTCAGTAAAGTTAATGTTTATTACTAGCTTGCGTATTTCACTTTTTCCGAAACAAATTTGTGTAGCTAGTTAATCTTGTGAAGGTAGAAGTAAATACATATGCATATTTTTTCATAGTTTTCCTGTAAATTTCAGTCAGTACATGTAACACTGGTCTCCCACCTCTGATTTTGAATAGTAACGGTTATTAATTTCAGATGTGTTCGTATTCCTTGGTATTGCTGCTATGGACGACCCTGGTGTCCCGGGTGTTGGTTGGTGCACAAATTTCCACAGTAAGTAAATATTGGGTTAGATAAATGTTCCAGAAAGTGTTGGCAAAAATTGTACCTTTCTAATCGCTTATAAATCTCGAGGAATGTTAACAATTTAAACACTTCTCGACTACTTCTGAAATTGCGTGCCTTAATTTCGGCTTGCCAAGACTAGTTATGCTAAAGGTTTGCCTTGAATTAAAATGGTAAGAATTTTTGTTTAGGAATCTGGCAATTTCAGATCTCGCTAAGCCATAACCCTGAACGATCAAAATTTCGATCGTTGGTATAACTAGTGTCGCAAAGATACCTGGTGGTAGTATCCACACACTACTCGATCGCGAATACTGATCATTCATGAGGTTTTACAAAAGTGCCTGTTAATAAGCCTAGGTATTCGGCTACTTTGACTTTCCTCCATGTATGTGTCAATTATTTGGTGAGGCATCCCCCTAGAGGCCAGAGCTTGTCTTAGACTTCTGTACATTAAAGTCTTTAGTTTGAATAGTGTTGAAACTATTGAAAATAtaaaatgtaaatatattcatatatatatatatatgagcgctAATATTAATCTTCAACGTCGATAATATTGGGTGTTCAAATTTCATCGCTGAACTCTAAATTACTGCCTGAAATTGGCCCTGCTCTATACTTCCGGGGAACGTTAATTTTGCAGTAATTTGCAGCTAACAAAGCAGAAGGAAAAAAATTCACCGATCCTAACTTCCGAATGTACAAAGCTAATTTTCTCCCTAGTTAACATTAAAATATAAACTCTCCTAAGCACACCACGCCCCCTCCCTTCCTTAggaacttctttttttttttttttttttttttggggggggggggggggggggttacaattTCAATTGGTTGACAACCATTAAGGGACCCCCACGATGTAAAATAGGATCGGCATCTCTTAAAACTTGGTCGCATATTGTTTTCAGAGGACCCTACCATGGCACACAGTTAACGTGGTTAGGTAAAGAAAATTGGTGAAATGGTATGGTTTAGACACCTGGGCACAACTACATACCTAATCtctataaaaatggaaatgttcgtttgttcaaaatcgctgatCTCTGAAAGCTctgcaccgattgctttgaaattttgacaacgttgcattcgaataggagcgtggttttatataccttctatatagatggcactcctgtgacaggtaaaaacatgcgtttttgaagaacggcgccatctgttgcacataatggcaacatacaTGCTATACTGAATGTCAAATTCCACATCAATAtttcagattgcattgataaatattattttcatagatttcgatttttattttattgaattattttgtgataTTGTTTTGGAATTGagatgtttaccataccgttcatttcatgagtagtttttttttcattttcctttcattttttttaactttttcttattTCAGTGATGAAcatagtgatctgatgttcccatcagagaatTGGGAACATCAGACCGTTTGGTAAGGCaaaggacaagggagtggggaataatggtagggatgatgaggggacggaggagtttgGTATGGTGagtacgaggggatgggggaaaagagaatggtgggaaggacaatgggactggggtgtggggcatagtggggaggacgaggggatggtggagtggggaatggttgggaggccgaaggGATGGGTGAGGTGAAAATGGTGTGGAAGACTGGGAAGGTTGCTGTCGCTCGGCAATGCACAagtttgagccacagcaacgcgtggccggctaCTGCTAGTATTCAATAAATGTGAAACCTAGTAaaataattcttataaatttagaaaagactgcataatttttttttcccTAGAAAGTGCCTCGTAAATTTTATTATTTGGCTTATAAATTTTACGAATTTATAGGAAACTTGCTCCAGCTCACTCCTATGCATCATCTGGACTACTATATCCATTCCCCAACCCAACAGCCTGGCTCTGGTTATGGCAGTCAGACCCGAGGACAGGGAGGTGCCAGCTCTCAGGGGTCATCGGGTCAACAGGTCAGCGGTTCAGTTGTAGGTGGCGGCCCGGGCGTCGGCAGCGGTCCACTTCTTGGTGCTGGATTAGGTCTTGGCAGCGGTCAAGGAATAGGGATTAACCTCGGCCAAGCCAATCAAGCTGGCAGTTCTAGTCAGAGAGTCGGCAGCGGTGACAGGGCTGCACAGGTCAGCAGCGGACCTCGAGCTACTTCTGGCAGCAGCGGTCCGGCCTCTTACGCTGGTGCAAGGTATGGCAGTCCTCAAGTGAGCAGAGTGGATGCACTATTTAACCCCACTGTCACCCAGCTCATCACCATCGACCGCTTCGTCACCCTCACTGATCAGGCTTTCCAGAGTGTGGCTGTCACCCTCACTTCTCTCACCGTCCAGACTGTCACCACTGGAACACGCGCGGTGAGTACTTGGTATGTATTGTGATAAACGATGGTCTGGACGCTGAGCTTAGACTAGTTAAGTGTTG is from Procambarus clarkii isolate CNS0578487 chromosome 54, FALCON_Pclarkii_2.0, whole genome shotgun sequence and encodes:
- the LOC123771384 gene encoding uncharacterized protein, producing the protein MCSYSLVLLLWTTLVSRVLVGAQISTPGSGYGSQTRGQGGASSQGSSGQQVSGSVVGGGPGVGSGPLLGAGLGLGSGQGIGINLGQANQAGSSSQRVGSGDRAAQVSSGPRATSGSSGPASYAGARYGSPQVSRVDALFNPTVTQLITIDRFVTLTDQAFQSVAVTLTSLTVQTVTTGTRAVAQTPVDDRVALQTTVVVRPSTLTVTYVQSDFRIVIERSLDYVTIAHTSYVIIQTTYTTTATQVLSYTTTLVRTNINTKSTVFTDYRTVTDTVLVPGARYGYRQL